One part of the Hippoglossus hippoglossus isolate fHipHip1 chromosome 11, fHipHip1.pri, whole genome shotgun sequence genome encodes these proteins:
- the LOC117770910 gene encoding uncharacterized protein LOC117770910 isoform X5: MEEQKPPPEKDAVEHILARKDKSSLRHRFIDHFKGKGLANSQLDVRDGSPQEMMESVTLQPDDASCSKQDESALITDEHSSDEEYLPNEDIQEPKEPTFARKNYCYVCGKGMTKLTRHFLRHADEETEIAGAFALPIYSKERKRLFEDLRNRGNYKHNQEVLRNNSGELKLKRRPSKANVSAKAFALCLHCKGLYKRRDLSRHVERCHSRKRSCPVNSTSTIPFTRDVQDFYRYLETTSASAIKTLKMYENPQVYNVLSKLTLAQLTVLNKGAPEVSKMSLKSFQERDDSTRVLSKHFIRINVVSKNRLKVAVLLTPELVSAITLLVDKRQNCGVHEDNPFLFAKPDRTDSSVYSGVHCIRSFSNLCEAKNPEHLRLVHLHKHIARVFQILNLENNELDHLAKLLGRDIRADRDYYRLPGAAVELAKIAKLLLAMEKGALEKFKGISLDEMEIEDELEPDVEMCKPKDSDTEEDSDESDVPPLQNENVKRPCRKRTPEKDALEHIKTRRDKPFLQEMLIDTIKGKGVFTHQSIEPSSFVVEYRGNISTRTETRGKERGDTLNNYLFDFSWNGTNWRVDASKSHGGFGRLVNDDHVSPNCEMKKIVFEEKPHLCLFAVKEIHRGEEITYDYGDSSYPWRSTTTSEELNSTQTHLKDAASSPEDEMVVDFEAFSSEESCGDDEYVPGPDEEPSSVEYDNEVKDDDEQKNNPDVVDSSEQQPTDDSPVQQEDDSNDHPPERDAINLSPANKNYCYVCGKPQSKISRHLLTHRHEEADIAQVFALRRNSKERKKQMDDLRKRGNYKHNQEVLKTCCGELKVSKRSKVSLTNSNLFAPCLYCKGMYSRKLMWRHVRKCSNKLFKGAIGPKTKVLTLVATTVSTEPREMTSYVRDVLKNLNNDEISSAVREDCYLLRLAQCLCFTNKTKKQSEYIRRKLREMGRVLLRLRKKSISCFEDAVKPENFSKVVEAVKELSGFREETQSCDRPTFAQKLGETLKKIGDISYAVALKEDADKETIHQAETFMRLCAEEWGPRSKSFIKNPSTILFTQDAQLLYQCIEKTAASAVQSLTMYESPPVYNALLRVTLAQAAILNANVFKKVPRVTLKSFQERDDAELHTDASVGRSQLEQILCKRFVTINVMSKAERKGHDKEIALMLTPELLSAITLLVSKRESCGVHALNSFLFARPVAIRTSFYQGQTCISLFVARCGAKNLETQRPALFRKHMVRTYQILSLTNDELDQLAKLLARDIQTDRDYYQKPEAAGDIAKISELLSEMENGSVERFEGKSFEDIEIPDELQPDLKECDSDNNDANEDCEDAESSVLSRDSSPQKRVSSSKKRGRRKRKKSESEESVQDEEEHDEGDAESDDQSEEVPAKCAEETPSRGNEEATNVSFSDEDMNVDFDMDEDTDDDVRNDNRDGDVGSDGSAAMPPRTQVKGRTEQDEDVSDNKKERSPHKNSTDTDPEETMDVDAEETDKVTGGEGADGREVDTSGSSAALNTEKKKRLLAQMNGMKKVKVLIPKLDINLQNPVHISQLPPAFKKWLEKDQPLQDDDNEPETSSSSTDAKNHPTTEEATYMTCSHCEKSMMKGQTAYQKKGFTHVFCSKSCLFEKFPVNKPDTKTCHSCHKAITQPLDLVMAVVDAQGTVKDFCALTCLCLFKSVHAPAQTPQSLCSMCNKSCAATCELSLTQAVHKFCNKSCLDGFCRDNMPACDNCSSHCRKQPLMLELEEDGTKTICSEECLTEFKEKTETPQPCSMCLTSQQMSDMVNYKSIEGTVKLFCNRGCMVSYQLKPAAQENKRKAWLKKKKKGQQTKQKPNTEGVSVDSGSTAEEPTLISAASCVSCRTCETRMMKGQTVYQLKSSSDVFCSASCFTQMNPHIKVVTKHCHNCFQVILQPLKVILAPVGDVGTMKELCGETCLASVNSRMSTAVLKTQPQVGYHKVNNLTAPQCDICASTCTDDQFLLKMEDSRVCSKECLVKFKEKVKTPQMCPMCQTSHQLSDMVEDKDQDGRLDFFCSNRCSVVYKAQFLTQSAKTSSSSEERNIKDVTPKDVKPKLDFIKQEPVDEGYNQNLPPGVATEHIKDEPNVTKDLKTDPVFFLTTDSPPSEDTSLCHVDLKLSCLSCKKTLMDGETVYQRKDHADIFCSTACILTFYQMKPVRKTCQFCLEEVRESQDVLQFPVEPEGTLKDFCSRACLSSFNYKKVVSTKIPIVPLASHSQCSMCGRYCISKHEIIKQGLVHKICSDPCFFRFCNMNNLSLCQNCHCRCNTLLTLKMKEGSKKLCTAACVAQVKKTIRTLQPCVMCQSSCPASDMVETITSENVVELFCTNSCVMAAKIQAASVSGAPLNCDNCGRNTLPACHLAMPDATIRNFCTLACAMTFKETQKDTSAPSHLSGASDPTTSDFLKPPENLLCPQCRRIIRTSPKVVQQKGKVTFVCSLACSQEFKRVTNITTTCEYCRTEGIARDAKRIDSKDCFFCSDGCKILFSHELERKWGKHCDSCAYCRSGSRTVLTANYAGKKEEFCSEVCMSKYNMLYCCYAKCDTCSHKGKLRESLSMLGEVKHFCDLRCVLHFCNKRLQVVNTDSSSPESAGAAASSPIITSVISLSSTTQHASSSPESSRQAESSPVITSVVSLASHLARRNKTSSSTTQHESVPEIQTKVVGHASVQTAPRELKNKSVLCSPLVHNKGVSCTTATVDAEAQTDNFVPQVIVLPLPVPAYVPLPMNMYSQYTPQPVGLPVPLPVPIFLPVALDRPDPATKERVEPPEADLHLRSETGTQQDDRSGRENGLRAEELTTEDERQETQDLNEHTSSFDDDLDKNDLGSFNLQEHSFTDVSLWSPGQPHTPAPPPIREEPASSAPAPPPSQQTLLSKVHNKNEGPKLPQLCKATKEETFQRDLSKLMSRKQHKQKSQCGIDAWKRWIQGRKSQTNLDPVSFKENVLLCSAAELSDGLCCFVNEVKQADGEPHPPDSLFYLCLSIQQFLFENDRMENIFSDVIYSQFTTEFTKILKRLKPSVTAAGYVQSCVEEEFLWECKQLGAYSPIVLLNTLLFFRQLSFTQLTCCTRTNLNHTRTTSLRFYPPISTTEALPDGVPDKKRKKGNVENSLEMMENPENPENPLHCPVRLCEFYLSKCSESVKQRSDWFFLWSRSLLCSQQPPLVLLFPTGWRHHGGHARSNPHSPRAAGQKVAELRPNGQQTTPRSHVFVKVVKNILSDRNCKEETSSSRLPVLTQFTSLQSLHIHVLFLVSFQSVECQHFQL; the protein is encoded by the exons ATGGAGGAGCAGAAACCCCCCCCAGAGAAAGATGCTGTGGAACACATACTTGCTCGTAAAGACAAATCCTCGCTGAGGCATCGATTCATAGACCACTTTAAAG ggAAAGGACT TGCCAACAGTCAGTTGGACGTCAGGGACGGTTCACCTCAAGAGATGATGGAGTCGGTTACGCTGCAACCAGACGATGCTTCATGCAGCAAGCAGGACGAGTCGGCTCTGATCACTGATGAACACAGCTCGGATGAAGAATACTTACCCAATGAGGATATACAGGAGCCCAAAGAGCCAACCTTCGCCAGGAAAAATTATTGTTATGTTTGTGGGAAAGGAATGACTAAACTCACTCGTCATTTTTTAAGACATGCTGATGAAGAAACTGAGATTGCTGGAGCCTTTGCATTGCCCATATATTCTAAGGAACGGAAAAGGTTATTTGAGGATTTAAGAAACAGAGGAAATTACAAACATAATCAAGAGGTGTTGAGGAACAACAGCGGAGAGTTAAAACTTAAAAGACGACCGTCAAAAGCGAATGTTAGTGCTAAAGCATTTGCACTCTGTCTGCATTGTAAAGGCTTGTACAAACGTAGGGATCTGTCTAGGCATGTAGAGAGATGCCATTCTAGGAAAAGGTCATGCCCT GTAAACAGCACGTCTACGATACCGTTCACACGTGATGTGCAGGATTTCTACAGGTACCTAGAAACGACATCAGCGTCTGCCATCAAAACCCTGAAGATGTATGAAAACCCACAGGTCTACAATGTACTCTCCAAACTGACGCTTGCACAGTTGACCGTCTTAAACAAAGGTGCACCTGAGGTTTCTAAAATGTCACTGAAGTCATTCCAGGAGCGGGACGACTCCACTCGAGTGTTGTCCAAGCACTTCATCAGGATAAATGTTGTGAGCAAGAATAGACTAAAAGTTGCTGTTTTGTTGACACCTGAGCTCGTCAGTGCAATCACACTGCTTGTGGACAAGAGACAGAACTGTGGCGTACACGAAGACAACCCTTTCCTGTTTGCAAAGCCCGACCGCACTGATTCAAGCGTCTACAGTGGAGTGCACTGCATCAGGAGTTTCTCAAATCTGTGTGAAGCAAAAAACCCAGAGCATCTCAGGTTGGTGCATCTCCACAAGCACATTGCAAGAGTGTTCCAGATTCTCAACCTGGAGAACAATGAGCTGGATCACCTGGCGAAGCTGCTGGGTCGTGACATTCGGGCTGACAGGGATTACTACCGTTTGCCAGGGGCGGCGGTGGAACTGGCAAAAATTGCGAAACTACTTCTGGCAATGGAAAAGGGTGCTCTTGAAAAATTCAAAGGAATCTCTCTGGATGAAATGGAGATTGAGG ATGAGTTGGAGCCGGATGTGGAGATGTGCAAACCAAAAGACAGTGATACTGAAGAGGACAGCGACGAATCAGATGTTCCACCTCTGCAGAACG AAAATGTGAAACGGCCATGCAGAAAGCGGACTCCTGAGAAAGATGCCCTGGAGCACATAAAGACCCGCAGAGACAAACCGTTCCTACAGGAAATGTTGATTGACACGATCAAAG GAAAAGGTGTTTTCACCCATCAGTCCATCGAACCATCCAGCTTTGTTGTTGAGTATCGGGGGAACATCTCCACTCGCACTGAGACCCGGGGAAAAGAACGTGGCGATACTTTGAACAATTACCTGTTTGACTTTTCGTGGAATGGAACAAACTGGCG TGTCGATGCGTCGAAAAGCCACGGAGGGTTTGGGAGACTCGTGAATGATGACCACGTTAGTCCCAACTGTGAGATGAAGAAGATAGTTTTTGAGGAGAAGCCGCACTTGTGCCTGTTTGCAGTGAAGGAAATACATCGAGGCGAGGAGATAACTTACGACTACGGGGACTCGTCGTACCCCTGGCGCTCGACG ACAACCAGTGAGGAATTgaattcaacacaaacacacttgaaaGATGCTGCATCTTCACCGGAGGATGAAATG GTGGTGGACTTTGAAGCCTTTAGTTCTGAAGAATCCTGTGGTGATGACGAGTATGTCCCTGGCCCTGATGAAGAGCCAAGCAGCGTTGAATACGACAATGAAGTCAAAGATGATGACGAGCAGAAGAACAATCCAGATGTCGTAGATTCTTCTGAACAGCAACCCACTGATGATTCCCCCGTCCAGCAGGAGGACGACTCCAATGACCATCCCCCTGAGAGAGATGCCATAAACCTTTCCCCCGCCAACAAAAACTATTGTTACGTTTGCGGGAAACCTCAGTCCAAAATTTCTCGTCATCTTTTGACCCATAGACACGAGGAGGCCGACATCGCTCAAGTGTTTGCACTACGTCGAAATTCCAAAGAACGAAAAAAGCAAATGGACGACCTACGAAAAAGAGGAAATTACAAACATAATCAGGAGGTGTTGAAGACTTGCTGTGGAGAACTGAAAGTGTCGAAAAGATCTAAAGTGTCCCTTACAAATAGTAACTTGTTTGCCCCCTGTCTGTACTGTAAAGGCATGTATAGTCGTAAGCTAATGTGGCGACATGTGCGAAAGTGCTCAAACAAGTTATTTAAGGGTGCAATAGGTCCCAAGACCAAAGTTTTAACTTTGGTTGCTACCACAGTGTCAACAGAGCCGAGAGAAATGACATCATATGTGAGGGACGTTTTAAAGAACCTGAATAACGATGAGATTTCATCTGCGGTGCGGGAGGATTGTTACTTGCTGCGTCTGGCACAGTGTttgtgcttcacaaataaaacgAAAAAACAATCAGAGTACATTAGACGGAAGCTGAGGGAAATGGGAAGGGTCCTGTTAAGGTTAAGGAAAAAGTCGATAAGTTGCTTTGAAGATGCTGTCAAGCCTGAAAACTTCAGCAAAGTGGTTGAAGCCGTCAAGGAGCTCAGTGGTTTCAGGGAAGAGACACAGTCTTGTGACAGACCAACTTTTGCGCAGAAGTTGGGAGAGACGCTCAAGAAGATTGGGGACATAAGTTACGCCGTAGCTTTGAAAGAGGATGCTGACAAAGAGACAATACACCAAGCAGAGACATTTATGAGGCTGTGTGCCGAAGAATGGGGCCCCCGATCAAAATCCTTTATAAAAAACCCATCGACCATACTGTTCACCCAGGACGCGCAGCTTTTATACCAGTGCATTGAGAAGACAGCAGCGTCTGCAGTCCAGAGCCTGACGATGTACGAAAGCCCCCCAGTCTACAATGCACTTCTCAGAGTGACACTTGCACAAGCGGCGATCTTGAATGCAAACGTGTTCAAAAAAGTGCCACGAGTAACCCTGAAGTCATTCCAGGAGAGGGACGACGCCGAGCTTCACACAGACGCGTCTGTTGGCCGGTCACAGCTCGAACAGATTCTCTGCAAGCGCTTTGTGACGATCAATGTGATGAGCAAAGCTGAAAGAAAGGGTCACGATAAAGAAATTGCTCTTATGTTGACGCCAGAACTACTGAGCGCAATAACACTGCTGGTGAGCAAGAGAGAATCATGTGGTGTACATGCACTGAATTCCTTCTTATTCGCTAGACCTGTCGCCATACGTACAAGCTTCTACCAGGGGCAAACGTGCATCAGCCTCTTTGTGGCCCGGTGCGGTGCAAAGAACCTTGAGACCCAAAGGCCCGCGCTGTTTCGGAAGCACATGGTAAGAACTTACCAGATCCTGAGCCTCACAAACGACGAGCTTGATCAGCTTGCCAAGTTGCTGGCCCGCGACATTCAGACCGACCGGGACTATTATCAGAAGCCAGAGGCGGCTGGAGACATCGCGAAAATATCAGAGCTCCTCTCAGAAATGGAGAACGGATCTGTTGAGAGATTTGAAGGAAAATCCTTTGAGGACATTGAGATTCCAG ATGAACTGCAGCCGGATTTGAAGGAGTGCGATTCTGACAACAATGACGCCAATGAGGACTGTGAAGATGCAGAAAGTTCAGTTCTGTCAAGAG ACTCATCACCTCAAAAAAGAGTTTCCTCCTCGAAGAAACGCGGCCGAcgcaagaggaagaagagtgaaaGTGAAGAGTCTGTGCAAGATGAAGAGGAACATGATGAGGGGGACGCAGAGAGTGATGACCAGTCGGAGGAGGTTCCCGCCAAGTGTGCCGAGGAGACACCGTCTCGTGGCAACGAAGAGGCAACAAACGTTTCTTTCAGTGATGAGGACATGAACGTGGACTTCGATATGGACGAAGACACCGATGACGACGTCAGAAATGACAACCGTGATGGAGACGTTGGATCAGATGGATCAGCAGCAATGCCTCCGAGGACACAAGTGAAAGGACGCACAGAGCAGGACGAGGACGTCAGTGATAATAAGAAAGAGCGCTCACCACATAAGAACTCCACTGACACAGACCCTGAAGAGACCATGGACGTcgatgcagaggaaacagacaaaGTGACGGGAGGGGAAGGAGCTGACGGCAGGGAAGTGGATACAAGTGGTTCCTCTGCCGCCTTAAACACAG aaaagaagaaaaggttATTAGCGCAAATGAATGGGATGAAGAAAGTGAAGGTGTTAATCCCAAAACTGGACATT AATTTGCAGAATCCAGTCCACATTTCCCAGTTACCACCTGCGTTTAAGAAGTGGCTGGAGAAAGATCAGCCGCTCCAGGACGACGACAACGAGCCCGAAACATCTTCCAGTTCCACAGATGCCAAAAATCATCCCACAACTGAAGAG GCCACATACATGACGTGCTCCCACTGTGAGAAGAGCATGATGAAGGGACAAACCGCTTACCAGAAGAAGGGATTCACACACGTCTTCTGTTCTAAAAGTTGCCTCTTCGAGAAGTTCCCCGTCAACAAGCCAGACACCAAGACCTGTCACTCCTGTCACAA GGCGATAACGCAGCCTCTGGACCTCGTCATGGCCGTAGTCGACGCTCAAGGGACTGTGAAGGACTTCTGCGCTCTGACCTGCCTGTGCCTTTTCAAGTCCGTACATGCGCCTGCCCAAACACCACAGTCCCTCTGCAGCATGTGCAACAAGTCCTGCGCT GCCACGTGTGAGTTGTCTTTAACGCAGGCTGTCCACAAGTTTTGCAACAAATCCTGTTTGGACGGTTTCTGCCGGGACAACATGCCGGCCTGTGATAACTGCAGCTCCCACTGCCGGAAGCAGCCGCTgatgctggagctggaggaagacGGCACGAAGACCATCTGCAGTGAGGAATGTCTGACGGAATTTAAAGAG AAAACCGAAACCCCCCAACCGTGCTCCATGTGCCTCACGTCTCAGCAGATGTCAGACATGGTCAACTACAAAAGCATCGAGGGCACAGTGAAGCTCTTCTGCAATCGCGGCTGTATGGTTTCATACCAACTGAAGCCTGCAGCTCAAG AAAATAAACGCAAAGCttggttgaaaaaaaagaaaaaaggccaACAGACCAAACAAAAACCGAATACT GAAGGTGTGAGCGTTGATTCAGGCTCCACTGCTGAGGAACCAACACTCATCAGCGCAGCCTCGTGTGTCTCCTGTCGCACCTGTGAGACGAGGATGATGAAGGGCCAAACAGTTTATCAGCTGAAGAGCTCGTCGGACGTGTTCTGTTCGGCCTCCTGCTTCACTCAAATGAATCCACACATCAAAGTCGTCACCAAACACTGCCACAACTGCTTTCA GGTGATACTGCAGCCTCTCAAAGTCATCCTGGCTCCAGTGGGTGATGTAGGAACAATGAAGGAGCTGTGCGGCGAGACCTGCCTCGCGTCTGTCAACTCCAGGATGAGCACGGCCGTCCTGAAGACCCAACCGCAAGTCGGCTACCACAAAGTCAACAACCTGACTGCGCCTCAATGTGACATCTGCGCCTCCACCTGCACCGACGACCAGTTCCTGCTGAAGATGGAGGACAGCAGAGTCTGCAGCAAAGAATGTCTGGTCAAGTTCAAAGAG AAAGTCAAGACGCCTCAGATGTGCCCCATGTGTCAGACTTCTCATCAGCTGTCGGACATGGTTGAGGACAAAGACCAGGACGGCAGGTTGGACTTCTTCTGCAGCAACAGATGTTCGGTGGTGTACAAGGCGCAGTTTCTCACCCAGTCAG CGAAGACCAGCTCATCATCTGAGGAGCGCAATATTAAGGATGTGACGCCAAAAGACGTGAAACCAAAGTTGGACTTT ATAAAACAGGAGCCGGTCGACGAGGGGTACAACCAGAATCTGCCTCCCGGCGTCGCCACAGAACACATCAAGGATGAGCCAAACGTGACAAAG GACTTGAAGACCGATCCTGTTTTCTTCCTGACGACAGACTCGCCTCCATCAGAAGACACCTCTCTCTGCCACGTGGATTTGAAACTGTCTTGCCTCAGCTGCAAGAAGACGCTGATGGACGGAGAGACCGTTTACCAAAGGAAGGACCATGCGGACATCTTCTGCTCCACCGCCTGCATCTTAACGTTTTACCAAATGAAACCAGTGAGGAAGACCTGCCAGTTCTGCCTCGA GGAGGTAAGGGAGTCGCAGGACGTCCTCCAGTTCCCGGTGGAGCCTGAGGGGACATTAAAGGACTTCTGCAGCCGGGCCTGTCTGTCCTCCTTCAACTACAAGAAAGTCGTGTCCACCAAAATACCCATCGTGCCTCTCGCATCACATTCCCAATGCAGCATGTGCGGCAGATACTGCATT agcAAACATGAGATCATAAAGCAGGGCCTGGTTCACAAGATCTGCAGCGACCCGTGTTTTTTCCGTTTCTGCAACATGAACAATCTGTCCCTCTGTCAGAACTGTCACTGCCGCTGCAACACACTGCTCACCCTCAAGATGAAGGAGGGCAGCAAAAAACTTTGCACTGCGGCGTGTGTGGCCCAAGTAAAAAAG ACAATCCGAACATTGCAGCCGTGTGTCATGTGCCAGTCTTCCTGTCCGGCATCAGACATGGTGGAAACCATAACCAGTGAAAACGTGGTGGAGCTCTTCTGCACCAACAGCTGTGTGATGGCAGCAAAGATCCAGGCTGCCAGTGTGTCAG GCGCTCCACTGAACTGTGATAACTGTGGGAGGAACACACTACCCGCCTGCCACCTCGCCATGCCAGACGCCACCATCAGAAACTTCTGCACTCTCGCCTGTGCCATGACCTTCAAG GAGACGCAGAAAGACACAAGtgctccctctcacctctcaggAGCCTCGGATCCAACCACCAGTGACTTCCTCAAACCACCAGAGAACCTGCTGTGTCCCCAGTGTCGACGCATCATAAGGACTTCACCCAAAGTTGTCCAGCAAAAG gGCAAAGTGACTTTCGTGTGCAGCCTGGCCTGTTCTCAAGAGTTCAAGAGGGTCACGAACATCACGACAACGTGTGAATACTGTAGAACTGAAGGTATCGCCAGAGACGCGAAGAGAATCGACAGCAAAGACTGCTTCTTCTGCAGTGATG gctGCAAGATTCTCTTTAGTCatgagctggagaggaagtgggGGAAACACTGTGACTCGTGTGCTTACTGCCGCTCCGGCTCCAGGACAGTGTTGACGGCAAATTacgcaggaaaaaaagaggaattcTGCTCTGAGGTCTGCATGTCAAAATACAACATGCTCTACTGCTGC TATGCCAAGTGCGACACCTGCAGTCATAAAGGGAAACTGCGAGAGAGCCTTTCCATGCTGGGGGAGGTCAAACACTTCTGTGACCTCAGATGTGTCCTTCACTTCTGCAACAAAAGGCTCCAGGTGGTCAACACAG attcctcctctcctgaGTCTGCAGGTGCAGCAGCGTCCTCGCCCATCATCACCAGCGTTATCTCCC TATCCAGCACTACACAACATG cTTCTTCCTCCCCTGAATCTTCACGTCAGGCAGAATCCTCCCCGGTCATCACCAGTGTTGTCTCACTTGCGAGTCATCTGGCTCGGCGGAACAAAACCTCCTCCAGCACTACACAACATG AATCTGTCCCTGAAATTCAAACGAAGGTCGTCGGACAT GCCAGTGTTCAAACCGCTCCCAGGGAACTGAAGAACAAGTCTGTGCTCTGCTCCCCGTTGGTCCACAACAAAGGAGTCTCTTGTACGACAGCGACTGTGGACGCAGAAGCACAAACAG ACAACTTCGTACCTCAGGTCATAGTGCTGCCTCTCCCAGTGCCGGCCTACGTTCCACTACCAATGAACATGTACAGCCAGTACACACCACAGCCTGTGGGTCTACCGGTACCG CTGCCAGTGCCCATCTTCCTCCCTGTGGCGCTGGACCGTCCTGATCCAGCGACGAAAGAGAGAGTCGAGCCTCCTGAGGCAGATCTCCACCTCAGGTCTGAGACGGGGACCCAGCAGGACGACCGGAGCGGGAGAGAGAACGGGCTGAGGGCTGAAGAGCTGACCACTGAAGACGAAAGACAAGAAACTCAGGACCTAAACG AACACACCAGTAGCTTCGACGATGATTTGGATAAAAACGATCTGGGTAGTTTCAACCTCCAGGAGCACTCGTTCACTGACGTCAGCCTTTGGTCGCCCGGTCAACCACacactccagctcctcctcccatcAGAGAGGAGCCCGCGAGCTCTGCACCTGCTCCTCCACCGTCACAGCAAACGCTCCTGAGCAAAGTCCACAACAAGAACGAG GGTCCTAAGTTGCCCCAGTTGTGTAAGGCCACCAAAGAGGAGACGTTTCAAAGAGACTTGTCTAAACTCATGTCGAGgaaacagcacaaacagaagAGTCAGTGTGGGATCGATGCCTGGAAGAGATGGATTCAGGGGAGGAAGTCACAAACCAACCTGGACCCTGTTTCTT TCAAGGAGAACGTTCTTCTCTGTTCTGCGGCTGAACTGAGCGACGGCCTCTGTTGCTTCGTCAATGAGGTGAAACAAGCGGATGGAGAGCCGCACCCCCCCGACAGTCTGTTCTACCTCTGCCTCAGCATTCAACAG TTTCTGTTTGAGAACGATCGCATGGAGAACATATTCAGTGACGTGATCTACAGCCAGTTCACCACCGAGTTCACCAAGATCCTCAAACGTCTCAAACCCTCGGTCACAGCCGCTG GTTACGTCCAGTCCTGCGTGGAGGAGGAGTTTCTTTGGGAATGTAAACAGTTGGGGGCGTACTCCCCCATCGTCCTCCTCAACACCctgctcttctt CCGCCAGCTGTCCTTCACCCAGCTTACCTGCTGCACCAGAACCAACCTGAACCACACCCGGACCACTTCCCTGCGCTTCTACCCACCCATATCCACGACTGAAGCTCTGCCAG